In Paludibaculum fermentans, the genomic stretch ACTCCTTCTGACCCACCGGATCCTTCACCTTCCAGTCCCTGGAACGAGTGATCGGCAGGCCTCTCAGCGCGACACCCGAAAGGTTCACCACCAGATCCACGTCATGCAGCTTCAGCTCCATTACGTCTTTCGGAAACTGATCGTCCATCTTGATGCCCTTCTCCAGCATGACCTTGCGCGTCACCTCGGGAATCATCGACGCCGGACTCAGCCCCGCGCTCTCCACTTCCAGCACATCAGACCCATAAGACCGGACAAAGGCTTCCGCCATCTGGCTGCGGCAGGCGTTGCCGATACATACGAACAGGACTTTCATGCGTCGCACGGGTAGCTCTTAATCTCCACTCAACTTAGCTGCGGACTACCCCAGTTTCGCAAGAAAGTGACTGTGGATGCGTAAATCGTTGCTCAACTCCGGGTGGAACGTCGCCACCATATGGCGGCCATAGTCCACCAGCACGGGATCGTCCTGATAGGTTGCCAGAATCTTGCCGCCTTCGCCCACCCGGCGGATGATGGGCGCCCGGATGAAGACGGCTTCCAGTTCCGGATCCCCTTCCAATCCATGGCCGCTCAGCTTCACCACCCGGCTATCCAACTGGCGGCCGTAGGCGTTGCGCTCAATCGCCAGATCGATCAGGTTCAGCGAAGCCTGCGCA encodes the following:
- a CDS encoding arsenate reductase/protein-tyrosine-phosphatase family protein, with product MKVLFVCIGNACRSQMAEAFVRSYGSDVLEVESAGLSPASMIPEVTRKVMLEKGIKMDDQFPKDVMELKLHDVDLVVNLSGVALRGLPITRSRDWKVKDPVGQKESFHRQIRDELEKLVMALILEMRNHRESWPTGTASAPRS
- the pdxT gene encoding pyridoxal 5'-phosphate synthase glutaminase subunit PdxT codes for the protein MLIGVLALQGDFEAHGAALRRAGAEVLEVRTKADLARVDGLVIPGGESTTMLKLMGYYDLFEPLREFGASKPIFGTCAGAILLASEVMNPAQASLNLIDLAIERNAYGRQLDSRVVKLSGHGLEGDPELEAVFIRAPIIRRVGEGGKILATYQDDPVLVDYGRHMVATFHPELSNDLRIHSHFLAKLG